In one Nocardioides sp. NBC_00368 genomic region, the following are encoded:
- a CDS encoding hotdog fold domain-containing protein: protein MSQLYDLWKSFNRVPVVGKRAFSVAFAKKAPYFGSIHPLVNQLRPNYAEVIVPNRKGNHNHIGTVHAIALCNGLEMAMGALAEVTIPRDKRWIPKGMTVSYTAKATSDITCIAETDQEDWETADGDLAVRVKGIREDGTVVIEGTINLWVTPKKK from the coding sequence ATGAGCCAGCTCTACGACCTCTGGAAGTCCTTCAACCGCGTGCCGGTTGTGGGCAAGCGAGCATTCTCGGTCGCGTTCGCGAAGAAGGCGCCCTACTTCGGGTCCATCCACCCGCTGGTCAACCAGCTGCGGCCCAACTACGCCGAGGTCATCGTGCCCAACCGCAAGGGCAACCACAACCACATCGGGACCGTGCACGCCATCGCGCTGTGCAATGGCCTCGAGATGGCGATGGGTGCCCTTGCGGAGGTCACCATCCCGCGCGACAAGCGCTGGATCCCCAAGGGGATGACCGTCTCCTACACCGCCAAGGCGACCTCCGACATCACCTGCATCGCGGAGACCGACCAGGAGGACTGGGAGACCGCCGACGGCGACCTCGCCGTCCGGGTCAAGGGCATCCGCGAGGACGGCACCGTCGTCATCGAGGGCACCATCAACCTCTGGGTTACCCCGAAGAAGAAGTAG
- a CDS encoding metal-sensitive transcriptional regulator, whose translation MTVPQPRDAETTSVVNRVRRAQGQLGGVLRMIEDGRELADVVGQLKAVTRALDKAAFALLSNELRRAHADGDRPEQIEELEKVFLSLS comes from the coding sequence GTGACCGTCCCCCAGCCTCGGGACGCGGAGACGACGAGCGTGGTCAATCGAGTCCGCAGGGCTCAGGGCCAGCTCGGTGGCGTGCTCCGCATGATCGAAGACGGCCGCGAGCTCGCCGATGTGGTCGGCCAGCTCAAGGCAGTGACCCGTGCCCTCGACAAGGCGGCTTTCGCGCTGCTCTCCAACGAACTGCGCCGTGCGCACGCCGATGGGGACCGCCCGGAGCAGATCGAGGAGCTCGAGAAGGTCTTCCTCTCCCTCTCCTGA